The Metamycoplasma phocicerebrale genome includes a region encoding these proteins:
- a CDS encoding putative cysteine peptidase → MKFKNITKLFIGIPLVALTSPLISFKIEKKDESNKIEEKNLKFLIESERKNINKITGKDNNLIFSKIISDLENRKILLLVFDDCNSFVDFETMQTLEINFEKYNLDILRKNEIFYISLGQLYFKQKLNDFIFINVLSNKKIRKEDITFSKAINILDSEIKNLKHKNFNVRSKIIKQNFKSNISYRSKGNDKEFIWPSAKWKDSRYLDVSTQVPYSWWFATRNWTDASGYDQLNNDGLCEYVALSQLLLYTELFIRPNIFDYDQYNNYILESNSNDLYKSSPLFRYHYYNTDSNKKSLAYDLFKLGGEYLNLKTGNYYEIIVNKFIKYKNVLNDLEFPHKFGGYYRAWQSVKNGTPAILGVATLSGFNHAMIVYGYDDDSNMFLASNCFGIPEENRILYSYYTKVWGSYYFSIKLKQDKKFNNFRKAFVYNGNKYTGKEIDNLLLNN, encoded by the coding sequence ATGAAATTTAAAAATATTACAAAATTATTTATAGGCATACCATTAGTTGCTTTAACATCTCCCTTAATTTCTTTTAAGATAGAAAAAAAGGATGAATCAAATAAAATAGAAGAAAAAAATCTTAAATTCTTAATAGAAAGCGAAAGAAAAAATATTAACAAAATAACTGGAAAAGATAATAACTTAATTTTTTCAAAAATTATTTCTGATTTAGAAAATAGAAAAATATTACTATTGGTTTTTGACGATTGCAATTCTTTTGTGGACTTTGAAACCATGCAAACTTTAGAAATTAATTTTGAAAAATATAATTTAGACATTTTAAGAAAAAATGAAATATTCTACATATCACTTGGCCAATTATATTTTAAGCAAAAATTAAATGATTTTATATTTATTAATGTATTATCAAATAAAAAAATTAGAAAAGAAGATATTACTTTTTCTAAAGCAATAAATATTTTAGATTCTGAAATAAAAAATTTGAAACATAAAAATTTTAATGTTAGATCCAAAATAATTAAACAAAATTTTAAAAGTAATATTTCATATAGAAGCAAAGGAAACGATAAGGAATTTATTTGGCCATCTGCAAAATGAAAAGATTCTAGATATTTAGATGTATCTACACAGGTTCCTTATTCATGATGATTTGCTACAAGAAATTGAACCGATGCTTCAGGTTATGATCAATTGAATAATGATGGTTTATGTGAATATGTTGCTTTATCTCAACTACTTTTGTATACAGAATTATTTATTAGACCTAATATTTTTGATTATGACCAATATAATAATTATATATTAGAATCTAATTCAAACGATTTATATAAATCGTCTCCCTTGTTTAGATATCATTATTATAATACAGATTCAAATAAGAAAAGCTTAGCATATGATCTTTTTAAATTAGGAGGAGAGTATTTAAATTTAAAAACTGGAAATTATTATGAAATTATAGTTAATAAATTTATAAAATATAAAAATGTTTTGAATGATTTAGAATTTCCACACAAATTTGGTGGCTATTATAGAGCTTGACAATCTGTAAAAAACGGAACACCCGCTATATTAGGGGTAGCTACCCTTAGTGGTTTTAATCACGCTATGATTGTTTATGGATATGATGATGACTCAAATATGTTTTTAGCATCTAATTGTTTCGGAATACCGGAAGAAAATCGTATTTTATATTCTTATTATACAAAAGTGTGGGGATCATATTATTTTTCTATAAAATTAAAACAAGACAAGAAATTTAATAATTTTAGAAAAGCTTTTGTTTATAATGGAAATAAATATACTGGAAAAGAAATTGACAATTTATTATTAAATAACTAA
- a CDS encoding MAG0920 family protein, with product MKNRKIKKIHKEINVWKRKNALIENNKLFEDLDTGDDSKELYNLFKDFQNLKMTFIASIFSQYDAMFRIKLNKPKKILSKLSGKNFDDYFYYFLIFNYENVAVNEQIFKIHDYSFIYKNRFFLKNQQSK from the coding sequence ATCAAAAATAGGAAAATAAAAAAAATTCATAAAGAAATAAACGTTTGAAAGAGAAAAAATGCACTTATTGAAAATAATAAGTTATTTGAAGATTTGGATACCGGTGATGATAGTAAAGAACTTTATAATTTGTTTAAAGACTTTCAAAACTTAAAAATGACTTTTATTGCATCTATATTTAGTCAATATGATGCTATGTTTAGAATAAAACTTAATAAGCCAAAAAAGATACTTTCTAAACTTAGCGGTAAAAACTTTGATGATTATTTTTATTATTTTTTAATATTTAATTATGAAAATGTTGCTGTTAATGAACAAATTTTTAAAATACATGATTATTCATTTATATATAAAAATAGATTTTTTTTAAAAAATCAGCAATCTAAATAA
- the msrA gene encoding peptide-methionine (S)-S-oxide reductase MsrA, translated as MNKKTIYIAGGCFWGTEAFFKKINGVLDTTVGYANSIIKNPNYEQVKTGNTNAVETVKIIYNADILSLQEIITKLFSVIDPTALNYQGGDYGTQYRNGIYYENLADEAQIKKLLNKLSKCYSKPLATELKQIQNFYEAEEYHQDYLDKHPNGYCHIKLS; from the coding sequence ATGAATAAAAAAACAATATATATAGCAGGCGGATGCTTTTGGGGAACTGAAGCATTCTTTAAAAAAATAAATGGAGTTTTAGATACAACTGTAGGTTATGCAAATTCCATTATAAAAAATCCTAATTATGAACAAGTTAAAACTGGAAATACAAACGCAGTTGAAACTGTAAAAATAATTTACAATGCAGATATATTAAGTTTGCAAGAAATAATTACTAAATTATTTTCAGTAATAGATCCTACAGCATTAAATTACCAAGGTGGAGATTATGGTACTCAATATCGAAATGGAATTTATTATGAGAATTTAGCTGACGAAGCTCAAATAAAAAAACTTTTAAATAAATTATCAAAATGTTATTCTAAACCATTGGCTACAGAATTAAAACAAATACAAAATTTTTATGAAGCCGAAGAATACCACCAAGATTATTTAGATAAACACCCGAATGGTTATTGTCATATAAAATTATCTTAA
- a CDS encoding deoxycytidylate deaminase produces MNSKTKKIIFNEHKDNIKWEIYFMALAKLSALRSKDPTTKVGACIVSPHNYVVSLGYNGMPTSFNNSTLNNDEIFPWSRPNESQDVLNSKYTYVVHAEANAIINANLTNSKIESGCSIFVTHSPCYHCAKLIVQSKISKVYYAIAYKEESDDFKASEKIFQAFGIECIKINNDFDLDFKIKK; encoded by the coding sequence ATGAATTCAAAAACAAAAAAAATTATATTTAATGAACATAAAGATAATATAAAATGAGAAATATATTTTATGGCTTTGGCTAAATTAAGTGCCTTAAGATCTAAAGATCCGACTACAAAAGTCGGAGCATGTATTGTGAGTCCTCATAATTATGTTGTTTCATTAGGATATAATGGAATGCCGACAAGTTTTAATAATTCGACATTGAATAATGATGAAATATTTCCATGAAGTAGACCTAATGAATCACAAGATGTGCTTAATTCAAAATATACATATGTTGTGCATGCTGAAGCCAATGCTATTATAAATGCCAATCTAACTAATTCTAAAATAGAATCTGGTTGTTCAATATTTGTAACTCATTCGCCTTGTTATCATTGTGCTAAGTTAATAGTACAATCAAAAATATCTAAAGTTTATTATGCAATAGCTTATAAAGAAGAATCTGACGATTTCAAAGCTTCGGAAAAAATTTTTCAAGCTTTTGGGATTGAATGTATTAAAATAAATAATGATTTTGATTTAGATTTTAAAATAAAAAAATAA
- a CDS encoding OppA family ABC transporter substrate-binding lipoprotein yields MKNKSKFWLLGLTTPAAALVPFIAMSCITPVWKKGKYVFEWNAQLDSKAFAYDASRMFGAYLASNTNQYTGGELFRVQGLNEAENFSELVGTKTEVYTSKPVFAKYKLELAQAIVLTDKDGKITVFDNDKVDAAPEANLTSPGGKKYYEYSTMFLESSDDKSINSKKFKESLNSAKTFQIVLRENQSWVNSKGEKTKYKIVAKDFWYSWLRTFLLNQVYRHENGGSQELDKKFQELLAENNTLAFTDKESFSNDYVYRLFNVDADKFFNQSDFITKISNASPSYQDKESLTFSSISLTEKTEFKSFFEKWAVGDYTLLPAPSQYIDELNNSKNQAIEKYSGLELSGQELKEYKEKLELMDHSKQAYFTGTYWYGNSFKTTLYAGHYYVSKAGNSQLVLTKNKHYWDESWVKDDTTIQEMVHTYQPTPLDQKIFSDTVFNKYNQGTASHLSYAQLSDSQKNTIANNPNKYGLRLKRSLNSDSPLYRMFSSPFVPGKKNEYGFSDAYAKMMWGATKEELKQGKVNPSTYISGTGLSFRTIINAAINWNTYASSLSSNQNHAWIAKIANGSLIGGKDQDTSKMKTPEDILDRINSLYAIDLNGNKIDFGGSLGKELSPSENDEAIKNKANTIDRLKSAGFNKLKEELQKLIDKFDNENPTLKDQEFQIYYLYPFVNASNTEINAWKELEKVFKELNPRLSIQVKYFNNDQDPLFNPYRFQTINGENNVAWSYDYNGIGSGYDGLSWGGMLIPTLVNIKNNPSQAIENNFPKLKELADELFEYEKTHKTTFSVPFDKLDQLESDRMTGQLFSYVISHFEFALKNGKYELQFENNKPKVFNPGAGKTITDPYEWSAKFWLHFNKNKTNEQLAEFMEQFTAFSNVNFTYNVSKSKEKYGKVLLNKHYELSDVDGLSYFQYQDWKINKGKK; encoded by the coding sequence ATGAAAAATAAATCAAAATTTTGACTGTTGGGTTTAACAACTCCGGCAGCAGCATTGGTGCCGTTCATAGCTATGTCTTGTATAACACCAGTGTGAAAAAAGGGCAAATATGTTTTTGAATGGAATGCTCAATTAGATTCTAAAGCCTTTGCATATGATGCGTCAAGAATGTTTGGTGCTTATTTAGCATCGAATACAAATCAATATACTGGAGGGGAATTATTTAGAGTTCAAGGATTAAATGAAGCTGAAAACTTTAGTGAATTAGTAGGAACTAAAACAGAAGTATATACTTCTAAACCGGTTTTTGCTAAATATAAATTAGAATTAGCTCAAGCAATTGTTTTAACTGATAAAGACGGAAAAATTACTGTTTTTGATAATGATAAGGTTGATGCAGCTCCAGAAGCTAACTTAACTAGTCCTGGTGGTAAAAAATATTATGAATATTCAACTATGTTTTTGGAATCTAGTGATGACAAATCAATTAATAGTAAAAAATTTAAGGAATCTTTAAATTCAGCTAAAACTTTTCAAATTGTTTTAAGAGAAAATCAAAGTTGAGTTAATAGCAAAGGGGAAAAAACTAAATATAAAATAGTAGCAAAAGATTTTTGATATTCATGATTAAGAACATTTTTATTAAATCAAGTTTATAGACATGAAAATGGTGGTTCTCAGGAATTGGATAAAAAATTTCAAGAACTTTTGGCTGAGAACAACACTTTAGCATTCACTGATAAAGAGTCATTTAGTAACGATTATGTATATAGATTATTTAATGTAGATGCAGATAAGTTTTTTAATCAATCAGATTTTATTACAAAAATTTCGAATGCTTCTCCAAGTTACCAAGATAAAGAGTCATTAACTTTTAGTTCAATATCGCTTACTGAAAAAACAGAATTTAAAAGCTTTTTTGAAAAATGAGCTGTTGGAGATTACACTTTATTACCAGCACCTTCACAATATATTGATGAATTAAATAATTCTAAAAATCAAGCTATCGAAAAATATTCTGGATTGGAACTTTCAGGACAAGAATTAAAAGAATATAAAGAAAAATTAGAATTGATGGATCACTCTAAGCAAGCTTATTTCACCGGTACATATTGATATGGCAATTCATTTAAAACTACTTTATATGCTGGACATTATTATGTTTCAAAAGCTGGTAATTCTCAACTTGTTTTAACGAAAAATAAACATTATTGAGATGAAAGTTGAGTTAAAGACGACACTACAATTCAAGAAATGGTTCATACATATCAACCTACTCCATTGGATCAAAAAATATTTTCAGATACAGTATTTAATAAATATAATCAAGGGACAGCTTCTCATTTATCTTATGCTCAACTATCTGATTCTCAAAAAAATACAATAGCAAATAATCCTAATAAATATGGTCTAAGATTAAAGAGGTCTTTAAATTCAGATTCTCCTTTATATCGTATGTTTAGTAGTCCTTTTGTCCCTGGTAAAAAGAATGAATATGGTTTTAGTGACGCTTATGCTAAAATGATGTGAGGCGCAACAAAAGAAGAATTAAAACAGGGGAAAGTTAATCCTTCAACATATATTTCTGGCACAGGATTAAGTTTTAGAACTATTATTAATGCGGCAATTAACTGAAATACCTACGCTTCTTCTCTTTCATCTAATCAAAACCATGCATGAATAGCAAAAATTGCTAATGGTTCTTTGATCGGGGGAAAAGACCAAGATACTTCAAAAATGAAAACCCCAGAAGATATTTTAGATAGAATTAATTCACTTTATGCTATCGATTTAAATGGAAATAAAATCGATTTCGGAGGTTCTTTAGGAAAAGAATTAAGTCCTTCAGAAAATGATGAGGCAATAAAAAATAAAGCTAATACAATTGATAGATTGAAATCAGCCGGATTTAATAAACTTAAAGAAGAATTACAAAAATTAATTGACAAGTTTGATAATGAAAACCCTACATTAAAAGATCAAGAATTTCAAATTTATTATTTATATCCATTTGTAAATGCTTCAAACACAGAAATTAATGCTTGAAAAGAACTAGAAAAAGTATTTAAAGAATTAAATCCAAGATTAAGCATTCAAGTGAAATACTTTAACAACGATCAAGATCCTTTATTTAATCCATATAGATTCCAAACTATAAATGGAGAAAATAATGTTGCCTGAAGTTATGACTATAATGGTATAGGTTCGGGATATGATGGTTTATCGTGAGGAGGAATGTTAATTCCTACATTAGTAAATATTAAGAATAATCCTAGTCAAGCTATTGAAAATAATTTTCCAAAATTAAAAGAGTTGGCTGATGAGTTGTTCGAATATGAAAAAACACATAAAACTACTTTTTCAGTTCCTTTTGATAAATTAGATCAATTAGAATCAGACAGAATGACAGGACAATTATTTTCTTATGTTATTTCACATTTTGAATTTGCTTTAAAAAATGGAAAATATGAACTTCAATTTGAAAATAACAAACCGAAAGTCTTTAATCCAGGTGCTGGCAAAACAATTACAGATCCATATGAATGATCGGCTAAATTCTGATTGCACTTTAATAAAAATAAAACAAATGAACAATTAGCGGAGTTTATGGAACAATTTACTGCTTTTTCAAATGTGAACTTTACTTATAATGTATCAAAATCTAAAGAAAAATATGGAAAAGTACTGTTAAATAAACACTATGAATTGTCAGATGTAGATGGTCTTAGTTATTTCCAATATCAAGATTGAAAAATAAATAAGGGTAAAAAATAA
- a CDS encoding ABC transporter permease, producing the protein MFKYIRQRIAFAILTLFIISFFVFVMVVAFGPNPVEALAIKKFQSGHASKPYDIILQELEIENGIRYSNGQLIPIIVRYFKYIGNIFTKWDFGFVINSTNNPNPSSYTNIWKLFFTPLKYTLLITVPTFLISAILGIIIGVFAGYKRGKWFDTASNLFVLVFIAVPSFIIAPIAIAISIKLGISAVVPKAGEQSFGVLFTSYLPPIIVMSLSSLAVYVTYTRNQVITVLTSNYVLIAKTKGLNSTQIFFKYVLRNISIPLFSLIFGSFIGLLSGSIIIEKYWQVPGTSSIIVNAFPTGELYIVLFSTIFFTFISLIAEIIIDISFVFLDPKIKYVSKSRKNYFLFFKAYLERKKLAKDLFKMQALDKSSNFKEGVK; encoded by the coding sequence ATGTTTAAATATATACGTCAAAGAATAGCTTTTGCTATTCTTACGTTGTTTATTATATCTTTTTTTGTTTTTGTAATGGTTGTTGCCTTTGGTCCCAATCCTGTTGAAGCTTTGGCTATTAAAAAATTTCAAAGTGGACATGCCAGCAAGCCTTATGATATAATTTTGCAAGAATTAGAAATTGAAAATGGAATCAGATATTCTAACGGACAATTAATACCAATAATCGTAAGATATTTTAAGTATATTGGCAACATTTTTACAAAATGAGATTTTGGTTTTGTAATTAATTCAACAAATAACCCCAATCCATCTAGTTACACTAATATTTGAAAATTATTTTTCACTCCTTTAAAGTATACATTGTTAATTACTGTACCTACATTTTTGATTAGTGCAATACTTGGAATAATAATAGGTGTTTTTGCTGGTTATAAAAGAGGAAAATGATTTGATACAGCATCAAATTTATTTGTTTTAGTTTTTATAGCTGTACCTTCTTTTATTATTGCGCCTATAGCGATAGCCATTTCTATAAAATTAGGAATTTCGGCCGTTGTTCCAAAAGCAGGTGAACAAAGTTTTGGAGTTTTATTTACTTCATATTTACCTCCAATTATTGTTATGTCATTATCTTCTTTAGCTGTATACGTTACATATACTAGAAATCAAGTTATAACAGTTTTAACATCTAATTATGTTTTAATAGCTAAAACAAAAGGTTTAAATTCTACTCAAATATTTTTTAAATATGTTTTAAGAAATATTTCAATACCTCTTTTTAGCTTGATATTTGGTTCATTTATTGGTCTTTTATCTGGATCAATAATAATTGAAAAATATTGACAAGTGCCAGGAACATCTAGTATTATAGTTAATGCCTTTCCTACTGGAGAGTTGTATATTGTATTATTTTCAACAATTTTCTTTACTTTCATCTCTTTAATAGCAGAAATTATTATAGATATTTCATTTGTATTTTTAGATCCTAAAATTAAATATGTATCAAAAAGTAGAAAAAATTACTTTTTATTTTTCAAAGCATATTTGGAAAGAAAAAAACTTGCAAAAGATTTATTTAAAATGCAAGCACTAGATAAATCATCTAACTTTAAAGAGGGGGTAAAATAA
- a CDS encoding ABC transporter permease, protein MPEQNINEFNKKYKINSNLAKKFNFIAEKDRIQTSSIAGKPKKMWIEVIKRFFTNPIVIISLAVFLTIILLSILIPATSQFKPNEKITGSDYIKYLPPYSTPTITRIVESDGEIFKFYQNVLSQANANPMYKKWLKFYLDSVNYELINGTTSIKMTYNAYFFVFATHINEFINDNILLGNTITDSMIAEEMAKYINIYSNVLLGTSSIGYDIWVTSWYATWRAIKIALIVVLIEGIIGISIGAFLGFHAGKLVDTICMRIIEIFSSPPTLIWILLFVSILGTNQWALIFALSIVGWPGFVGITRMFVITIKDEEYIKAAKAIGASTGRQIFIHALPGIIGKIANSLVKAVPGVILWIASLAFLGFFKETGDINLGQMLIQASSESGSNLWIIALPTIILLLLSLSLNFIALGVHDALDPKVMSKGRK, encoded by the coding sequence ATGCCAGAGCAAAATATTAATGAATTTAATAAAAAATATAAAATAAATTCTAATTTGGCAAAAAAATTTAATTTTATAGCGGAAAAAGATAGAATTCAAACTTCATCAATAGCCGGCAAACCTAAAAAAATGTGAATAGAGGTAATTAAAAGATTTTTTACTAATCCGATAGTAATAATTTCATTAGCTGTATTTCTAACTATAATTTTGCTTTCTATTTTAATTCCTGCAACATCGCAATTTAAACCTAATGAAAAAATAACAGGGTCCGATTATATTAAATATTTACCACCTTATTCAACACCAACGATAACAAGAATTGTTGAAAGTGATGGAGAAATATTTAAGTTTTATCAAAATGTTCTAAGTCAGGCTAATGCTAATCCCATGTATAAAAAATGACTTAAATTTTATTTGGATTCAGTTAATTATGAACTTATAAATGGTACAACTAGCATTAAAATGACTTATAACGCTTATTTTTTTGTTTTTGCTACTCATATTAACGAATTTATTAATGATAATATACTTTTAGGTAATACGATTACTGATAGTATGATTGCAGAAGAAATGGCTAAATATATAAATATTTATTCAAATGTTTTATTAGGAACTTCTTCTATAGGTTATGACATTTGAGTAACATCATGATATGCAACATGAAGAGCAATTAAAATAGCCTTAATTGTGGTTTTAATTGAAGGTATAATAGGAATTTCGATTGGAGCTTTTTTAGGTTTTCATGCAGGAAAATTAGTTGACACAATTTGTATGCGTATAATTGAAATATTTTCTTCACCTCCAACACTTATTTGAATTTTGTTATTTGTTTCAATTTTAGGAACAAATCAATGAGCATTAATATTTGCTTTAAGTATTGTTGGTTGACCAGGTTTTGTTGGTATTACACGAATGTTTGTTATCACGATTAAAGATGAAGAATATATAAAGGCTGCTAAAGCAATAGGAGCTTCAACCGGAAGACAAATTTTTATTCATGCATTGCCAGGAATTATAGGTAAAATTGCAAATTCTTTAGTTAAAGCTGTTCCAGGAGTAATTTTATGAATAGCTTCTTTAGCTTTTTTAGGTTTTTTCAAAGAAACAGGAGATATAAATTTAGGTCAAATGTTAATTCAAGCTTCTTCTGAATCTGGTTCTAACTTATGAATTATTGCTTTGCCCACAATAATATTATTATTGCTATCATTATCTTTAAATTTTATTGCTTTAGGTGTACACGATGCTCTCGATCCAAAAGTAATGAGCAAAGGAAGGAAATAG
- a CDS encoding ABC transporter ATP-binding protein: protein MFKNKKENKNLSPKFKQNKKINNKKEQALISIKVDNLEDDKILEVRNLHVSFSQGRKKSIHIVRGLDLDVYKGQIVGLVGESGSGKSVTSKTLINVNENGIISADKIQIGEYELTNIKKQKLWENIRGQKIGYIPQDPLTSLNPTRKIGLQLLDALNNNIEWKNKLYKEKKEYLINLLKTFGLREAEKIFMAYPHTLSGGMKQRIVITMVVALRPDLIIADEPTTALDPTVQASVLALFENIRQEMGISIILISHNISVIAKFCDYIYVMYAGRIVEKGLKEEIFTKPAHPYTWALISAIPESKEEKLYNIKGTPPDMANLPVGDPFAPRNDYALEIDFIKEPPLIPITKTHSAATWLLSPEAPKIEISKDLKTRLDLFKKAFNHDK from the coding sequence ATGTTTAAAAATAAAAAAGAAAACAAAAATTTATCTCCAAAATTCAAACAAAATAAAAAAATTAATAACAAAAAAGAACAAGCTTTAATTTCTATAAAAGTAGATAATTTAGAAGATGATAAAATTCTCGAAGTGCGCAATTTACACGTTAGTTTTTCTCAAGGGAGAAAAAAAAGTATTCATATTGTTAGAGGTCTAGATTTAGATGTTTATAAAGGACAAATTGTTGGACTTGTTGGGGAATCAGGTTCCGGTAAATCTGTTACTTCAAAAACATTAATTAATGTTAATGAAAATGGCATTATATCAGCTGACAAAATTCAAATTGGCGAATATGAATTGACAAATATTAAAAAACAAAAATTATGAGAAAATATAAGAGGACAAAAAATTGGATATATACCCCAAGATCCTTTAACAAGTTTAAATCCTACTAGAAAAATAGGTTTGCAATTATTAGATGCTTTAAATAATAATATAGAGTGAAAAAACAAATTATATAAAGAAAAAAAAGAATATTTAATAAATTTACTTAAAACATTTGGATTAAGAGAGGCTGAAAAAATATTTATGGCTTATCCTCATACATTGTCTGGTGGCATGAAACAAAGAATTGTTATAACAATGGTTGTAGCCTTAAGACCAGATTTGATAATAGCTGATGAACCTACAACTGCTTTAGATCCTACTGTTCAAGCAAGTGTTTTAGCATTATTTGAAAATATAAGACAAGAGATGGGAATATCAATAATTTTAATAAGTCATAATATTTCTGTTATAGCTAAATTTTGTGATTATATATATGTTATGTATGCCGGAAGAATAGTTGAAAAAGGTTTAAAAGAAGAAATTTTTACTAAACCGGCGCACCCTTATACTTGAGCATTAATTTCAGCTATACCAGAATCTAAAGAAGAAAAACTTTACAATATTAAGGGTACACCGCCTGATATGGCTAATTTGCCAGTTGGCGATCCATTTGCTCCCCGTAATGACTATGCTTTGGAAATTGATTTTATAAAAGAACCTCCATTAATCCCAATAACAAAAACACATTCTGCAGCTACATGACTTTTAAGCCCCGAAGCTCCTAAAATTGAAATATCAAAAGATTTAAAAACACGTTTAGATTTATTTAAGAAAGCTTTTAACCATGACAAATAA